Below is a genomic region from Alosa sapidissima isolate fAloSap1 chromosome 19, fAloSap1.pri, whole genome shotgun sequence.
CCTTTTCTCCGAAAACAAAGGCAACATTTGTCTCCATAGATGTCAGAGATGAATGTCATGTTCAAAGCAGCAGGGATCAGGCAGGGAGagggcacgagagagagagcacacaagaAAGCAGTCAGTGAATCAGTAGGAAGCTTAGTGTAACTACCACATTTGAAACAGAACTCTTTGATGTTTACTCAGCCCTCATATAGGCCCTGCTGTTTTCCTTCTAGCACTACTGAAATCATTGCTATGGAGAACGTGAGCAACATGCTAAGTATGATAGAGCTGTAAATTATTGATTGGGGGCTTTATGCTAATGGTGTTTCTTTACAACTGTAAAAACAGTGACAACACATGGAATATCTACACAGGAACAGCAGCAGCCAGTGTTTCTGTGTAGATGCAGTCAGTTGTTTTTAAAACCAAGCAGAGACTGCTTCTTTTGTTGTCATTCAGAGCTGAATGTGTGGCTCTGTCCAGGAACGGCCCACCCAGCTAACACACAAAGAATAACTCCAGTGTTGGGCTATCGACTGCCTAATCCACAAATGCTCATTCATATTTTAATGGTCTCAATCAGGCTTAACTCCCTTGTCCTGTTAATGTGGTTATGATATGACATGCTTATAGCCAGATCGAAAGTCATGTGCAGTGCAGGTGGCCCAACTGCATTTTGTAACCTCAGAGAATGGAAGTGCCCCCCATGGCCTGTACACATAGGGCCACACTGAGAGCCATCAAGTGTTGGCAAGATGAGTTGGCATGAAGGCCCTTTCTGCTTCCAAAGAGACTGCAGCCAAATTTACCCCATGCGTGAAATCCACAGCCTGTgcataatataatattcagaaTGTAGAATAGAAAGTGCTATATGTAGCTAATATGTGTATGGTACGCCTTATACCTGAgtaaaatatatgtgtgtggctATATAATTAATGTAGTCAGATGTGGAATATGCATGTATGTCAAAGTAAATGAGTTAATTGAACACTTCACAGTATTATAAAGTAGAGCATCTTAATTATGGGCATAACAGTTGTCATCCATGCATTAAATCACCTTCTCTCCCTTAAGCCCACCCCACCATCCCTTGTCTTTCCACTTCAGAAATCAGTGGGTTAATTATAATTTCTTAATAAACTTGTGGCCTTAGGGAGGtaaggagagacagaaacagagaggagagagacagagggaggaaagTGATTTAACTACTTAAACACATCCATGGATTAAGGTCATCAATATATTAACACCACCTCCCCCATTACCGCCTTGAACCTCATGGTCCACATAACTCTTGCCCTTGGTGATTAACAGTCACCCCTCTCATACACCCAAACACAGAAAAagaagcaaataaaaaaaaaagtcattggTTGGGTCATTTGTTCTGGCCATTTGACGGTCCTAGTACAACAGAAAAATCGTATtcatagacccccccccccacacacacacacacacaaataagtcaGTGAATCAGTGTATCCTCTTTATACACTAAAAATAGATGAATAAAAATATATAGCTATATTGCTTTATTATTATGGTCCATAACTTTAAACTTCACTCAAAGTTATTTGATATAAATTACACTTAGACATCAGCATATTAGAATGCTTGATTTTGTATAAAATATACACTATATGATATACCTTAGATATCTAGTCTTTTGGCATAATACTGACCAGTTACCCAAAGACTGCTGCTGGACACACGCCATAAGCAGAAGCACTTGAGAGGCTGTGCTTTTACCACCCTCTAGTGGCATAAGAGCCTTACTGAATCCACaggacattctctggcttttTACCACAACTTATGTATTGCAGAGTGGCTCTGATTTATCATCATCAATGGTCAAAACTTTGGCAAATGCAACAAGTCAAGCTATTATTTTAATAGGATTATGCTTATGATTTTCTGTATGTGCCCTGTATGTAAGAGCAGATGGGTGTTACATTCGCACACATCAATATTTCAGAGAACCTGCATCAGAATATCTAACACATTCAGGATGGGCTCCACTGAGACATGAATAACCAGGCAAACTACATGTGCAAGAAAACCCTTCTTTAATCCCTTGAAAACCTCACAGAAAGGGACCACAACTGAGATCCAGACTggaggaaagagacagagcaagaagcgaccaagaaaaaaaaaaatgtttttcccATTAAACGTTCAGCTGACTGACCTTTTCCCATTATTTCCAAACACAGGAACCATTGTCATCTGcacttaaaaaaaagaaaatctgttTGTCCAGCATACCACGTAAACACTCAAAAGAACCAACCACATGAAATGACAGCAAAAATCACATAAATCCATCAATCAATCTAAGCCCTGCGGGAGGGGACATAAACATTAAGCAGAACAGGTTAACTCGGTGGCCTCAACGTACTGGATCACTAATACTTATTGTCTTGAGCAAAATGAAAATACAGTGACATTCCTCCGGAGTTCACTAGGATCAGTGATGCACGGTCATGGCTCCACCATGGCAGAACGTTTTTAGACAGGACACATCCGAATGAACCTTTTGCTGCCGGGGGAGGACGTTAAACATGAGCCAGAGTCGGTCCTTTCCACAGGGATGCGCCTGGGCCACTGAAACCCAAAAGTCCTCCGTGAAAAATCACAACAAGCTTTGGTTGTGGCAAGGACTGTGGTCAGGTATTGTGTCATAACACTGCCATATGAAAACAGAATAATAATGGATTAATCAACAGAACAACTAGTCATTCAACAGGCCTGAATAATGTGGGCAATTCCCTCCTTGCTCATATGCTGTCCAATTATGAAATGTCCTTAACTCATTACAACATTGATATCAACTTGAATGAAGTAAACCACTGGGCCAGTCTGACCAGGAGTGTTGCTGTGGCAGCAGGTAGCTTCTCATGTGATTTGGTTCCTGGGACTGCTATAAAGGAGTGACATTGCCAGGGGCGTACAGCATTCACCAAGGTCAGGGCTGTTCTATCTCTTGATTGGAAACATGACTGCGAGACTTCTATAAAGAGGCCAATACCAACAGACTGAAGCGCATGAAGGCCCTGACTAACCAAGCCTGAAGGCCTTGTGCAGGTCACTTTGCCATAACCGCTACAGCTCTCAACAGAAACTTCCAGTGAGTGCTCCAGTTCTGCAAATGACCCACCAAAGACTTCAGCTAGGCCTCTATGTAACCAGCCCTCAGCCAGCTGCCCATTGGCTAACCAAATGTAGCTCTCTCACACCTGTTCAATCGAAGAGACAGAGTGCAGCTGACTCTGGTGAGCACACCCAACACTGACAACCCTGGCTGGGCAAGGGAGTCCAGTCCATCAATGAGCTGCTATGTCAAGGCACTGATCAGTTTTAATTTGAGGGATGTTTGACCTGAACACAAGGGGCAGAGcttagggggaggggggggatgaTTTAATAGTTTAAGGGACTGAACAGGCTTGCATTTATGctctttttaaaagaaaatttcACTCTGctggatttattttttttaatctgggAACATTTCCATTTGAGCTCCAAATAAACTGAAGGCTGACATATCATGTAACCAAAACCTGTTCATCGCAGCAGGGGGTGCTTAGAGACAAGGGTTTCCTCCTGTTCTTGAGATTCAAACAAGACATGGAGTTTTATCACAGAGCGAGTCCACAATTTATTACATTCCTTTGTTGCCACTGGtggtgacatttttttttttgcagatgaCTTTTGTTGAGCCAGGACCAGCATGTAAGTAGAATTCGAGTGTTGAAGATGGACAACAACCCCCTCAATATAACCATACTCAATCTACAGCTAAACTCCAATGGATTGAGTGAAGCTGAGGAGAAAAAGACTGACAAGAAAaggctttttttttgggggggggggggggtcctttcCTTATGCTTAAATGTAAGATGGAACGTCGTTTCTGTGAGGTTTCCAGACTTGAGTTGACCATCACTTGAAGTCTCTTTTTTGTGTcttttgagtttttgtttttactacgacaaatacagtcacacaacaCGACATCCTTCTGCTGCGCCGGccagatggagggggggggttagaaGGGGAAGAGCCAcggaggaagagaaaaacaaaagagaaagggatgaggaggagtaaaagagagatagagaacatTCTAAGCCGCAGACATGCAGAGTTCCACTGGTtctggcagagagaaagagaaagagaaacagaaagagaaacagaaagagaaagagaaaaagaaaaagagaaacagagagagtgggagagggacgGTGAGAAGGAGGCCGGTCGGTCACTTCTTGAGGGGCTGGTAGACAGAGGCGTTGGGGTCCAGTCCGGACGGGGTGGTGTCCATGAACTTGGAGGAGTAGTGCGGCGCCACAGGGCTCATGCTGCTGGTGTCTGCGGAGTAGGCCAGGCTGGGCATGACCGCCATCACCTCGGCGATCTTCTGCTTCAGGTCGGCGATCTCCTGTTCCTTCTGAAGGATCTGACCTGGAGACACAACACATGGAACATCACTCCAGTACCATTACAACACTGCGACAGTAACAAGAACATAATCCATAGCATAACAGCAAGCAATATGGAATCTGAGTGTCCATACTTTTCAACAACCTTGCAAGAACTTTAGGTCAACATTACACACTAGCTCACCTGCTGCTCACCACCATAAGACTCAAAACTGTCAAAGGACCACAGTGTGGAGAGTGAAAACTGAGCACAATGAACCTGAGACAAAAGTCGTCCTTGGGCGTCCgggaaaatgaaacaaaagCCGTCCTCTGTGCCCAGCTATTCGGTCTTCTATAATGTCTACTCTAGAGCAGCACGGGATAATaggatgctcacacacacacgattagtGGCAACTCCACCCTTTTGGTCATGTTTAAACTACAGTGACATTTCTCTATTCTGGAAAAATATAGCAGGATTTGTTCAGAATACATCCTTTTTTGCATGTAAATAGCTAACAAACCCAGTAGATATGTATTAAAGCCCATAATAGAGCCCTATTAAATGGTCAGTGTCATTCCAGAATCTTTTCAGATATCTGAAACGATTCTGGAATGACACTGACCATTCAATAGGCCTCTAAGGTATGATTCCATATCAGGAACAACACTAATGTTCAACTTGTGGAAGGAAAGTGGAACCTTTCAAggtcaaaaaatatatataaaaaaataaataaataaaaaaataatataaaaaaaatattaaaagcaTTCTGTGCCAAATACTGAATTAATCTCCGATTTCGTTACCCAAGCACGAGAGGATTAATGCTCTTTAAAAGCAACTTCTAATTCAAAAATGAAAGTGTCTTATGAAACTCAACGCAATAGTTGGCAAATCACCACAACCCAGAGTTGGCATCTCATTTTGCCAAGTCAAACAGGAAAGTCTgggaaaatctcactgcatccCAACCACCCTTCTCGTGTCCAAATCTTCACTCAGAATGGCATGACGCTACTGAAAATCTAATCTGGCCGCCTTCGGTCAGCtttcaccatcaccatgaccagCTTTCTCAACACTGCTGCTACTCGTGAACAGGATACAAATCCCTCTGCGCTGAGGCTtgtggccggttgcacaaagcaccttaagttaaGTTTTTCCCTTAAAATCTGATTTAAGGGTCCCTTAAAATAAAAACGGTTGCACAAACACCCTTAAGTTTTCTCCTTAAGGTTTCCTTAACATGTTCCCTTAGTATCTAAGGGTTTGTCCTTATCTTGTAAGAAAACCCTTAAACTGTTGCACGAACGACCTTAGTAGTCTAACTAAGGGGAAAAACCTAAGGGACATCTGACTCTACCTTAACCATATTATTAACTGAATTGATGCTGATAAGTTTATTAACTACTTTTGacaattcaaaataaaacctcttAATAATATGcttcctctgtcaaataggcctatcagaaacatgccgtagcatattgttattgtgtggtttacgtaGGCTAATGTCAACaattcatgtggatgtcttgttagcctatgagcttcggttcggttcgctaggcaaaatgTTGGTGCACTGATGGCAGTCAGGATCATCTCTAACTTGCCAACtagtattgttcagttcatgtatataacatgctttacttgctacctggataatttccgcgaatattattaaggtaagatgaatgataagatcattaagctttaggcctactgtgttcggtgggttaacGAACGTCATCGCGGCAAAGGCAGTTAgctgtaggctacagctgttgaacaatctccgtGGAAACTACAGATTTTCGTGCCGGAAAATCCCTTTCAGTGAAGTAAATCCCTTGACGTTTCTCCTTAACTAAGGAAAcattttaaggtattctgtgcaacacccttaagtaaatcccttacctaaggagaaattaagtctTAAGGGTCATAAATAAGGGAAaaaaacttaaggtgctttgtgcaaccggccactgGTCTTTGTAGGGGAAACCAAAATATCGCTTTTGCTCCGAGGATGACTCATGCCACCTTCTCTATAAACCTTTTTTTAAAATTCAGACAGCACATTTTCGTACAGCACATTTTCATACAAGTTTAGTTGTATGACAATATGAGATGTGCTTTATTCCCCGACAGTTATTTTTGCATGAATGCCCTTTCTCATTTGAATCACCAGCCAGGAGGGAGAATGCAGACAGGTGTCAGAATCATGCAGTAGTTAAAATGTCAGCTTCAGGGCATGTTCACACAAACTGTTATGTTTGAATACTGGAAAGCACCAAAGTAAACCTTTTGAACACACCTAGTGTgcacatgcctgtgtgtatgaatgacagAATGCTAATGGTTCTGATTAAACAGGGTGTGTGTTGAAGACCGGGTGCAGAGAGCtagaaaagcacacacacacacacacacacacacacaaacacacacaaacaccttgtGCAATCTCCAGCTGCCTCTTGGCGTCGCCCAGCGCAGAGAAGAGGTCGAGCTTGATGCGCGTCTCGGCGCTCAGGCTGTTCTCCAGGTGCTGGGTCTTCTCCTGCATCGCCGAAAGCGCCGACATCAGCACCTCCGTGTCCTTCTCATTCTCCTTATACTTGTGCAGCTCCTGCCACATTGGGGGGAGACAACGTAGCCGCTCACACACTTGATACAATCATGCCAAAGACAAGGTTACAACTAGACAATAAGATGGCAAAGAAGGACACTTGTCACAATAAGAAAATGACAAGAGGGACAAAAGCATAGCTAGGAAACCTCACACTCTTGTTGCCTCCTCGGCATGTGTTGTACATTGGTcgatacatgagtgtgtgtttggtaccTGCACTGTGAGCTCCAGCTCGTGGATCTGCTCCTCTTTCTGTTTCAGGTCTTTGCTGAGCTTCTTGCACTCTGTCTCCAGCTCCAAGATTCGCCTCCGCAAGGAGTCTGTGCACTCCCCtctgagcaaacacacacacaaacacacattacacaagGAGTCTGTGCACTCCCctttgaacaaacacacacacagaaacattacACAAGAGGGAACTCTTAGATGGGATAAAGAGTTTACTATCATAATGTTAGTTGTTAGAGACATAAGTCATGAGTCTAACAACAAGTGTCTGCATTgtatctacgtgtgtgtgtgtgtgagatagttgGTCTGTACCGTGAGGCGGCAGCGAGCGCAACAGCGCGGGCAGCTGAGGCCTCCTCCAGCTTCTTGCGCTTCCTCTCGTCGGCCAGCTGTTTCTCGGCAGCTGCCCGCGcctcctgctcctgcttcaGCCTCCGCTCCAGCGAGCCCAGCGCCTGCCGCTCCTTCTGCTTCCCCTGCACCGCACTgtgcagcctacacacacacaccaaaatacaTACTTGTAAAACATTGCATTGTACACAGCAGTGGATTACTCAACCACATGTAAATGTCAGGATCATCATCAATCATCAGCATCAACATTACAACATACAGattatacactacacacacacacacacacacacagtcatatctTCCCACATGTCTAACCCAGAGGAATTACACTGAACAGCAGTGCTATTACCACATGCCTCAACACCTGTTCTGCCATAGCAAGTCATGTTCATAGAAGTGATTTAACACTCACAGGTGAAAACCATCACACAGGTATATGTACCGTCACACCCCcacagtatcacacacacacactcacttgttCTGTAGGACCTCGTTCTCCTGTCGCAGCTGTCCGAGCTCGGAGCGCACACTCCTCTCGGCGCTGCCCAGAGCCCCCAGCTGGCTGCGCAGGTCCTGCTCCACCTGACGGCTGGCCTGCAGCTCTGCCTTCAGACGCTTCACGTCCTGCTCCagcctgagagacagacagagaaagaaagagaaagagagagagagagagaaacagagaaggaaGATTGAAAGAAATAGCAAGAAAAGGTAAATAAGGACCATGTGGAGTAGGAAAGGAAAGacaagggagagggaggcagaggaaAGGCAATGCAAGCAGAGTGCCAACCCTCACGAGTACAGGGCACATCACACCAGTATAGCCATAGTTTCTGCATTCACTTACTTCATCACCTTACTTCCACTGTATGGATGACCAGCCAGGACTCACTTCAGTGTGAGAGCGTAGGGgatagtgtatttgtgtgaaatTATACATGTGCAAGTGGATGTTCATGTGGGTGACTATATACCAATGTAAACATGTTTGGATTTGGTTCATGGGGATTCGGTCGCCTGGGACCTATAACAAcaatatgtgtttatgtaacttcAAGAGCTGAATGTGGCTTCTCAGATGTATACCAGTGGCTGTGGGCAGCCTGGAGTTATCTGAGCTGGCTGTTGTGGATGTCAAGTGATTGCTTCAGTATGGGACCTACTGCAATCTCTTTAAGCACAGGGTGGGACAACAAGTGCATACAGATTAATCATTTCAACAGGTACATCCCAAATGTGGGGTCTATCATTGCATCAACCAGACCTGGATTTAAATCTTGTGCTGGTACTGGATGTGGCTTTTTCACGTGGTCCAACTATATCTCTGAATGTAACCTATATCAAACCAAACCTCCAAGCAAGTAAGGTCAAGAAAGTAATGGATACCTTCAAGCACTAGTCTCGACCACCAATAAAATGGTGTGAACTGGAGTGtgcttttgtctgtgtgtgaagctGTCTAAGGGTGTGTACCTCAGCAGTGCCTCTGGTTTGCTGAGTTGGTTGTTGGGGATGCAGTTCTCCAGTGTGTCTTTGTTGTGGCACGCTGAGGCGTTCTTGCCCCCACCACTCCTTTGCTTCTTGTCGCCCTTGCCCGAGGCTGAGGGCTGCTGGGCCGAGGACGGCACGCTCCCGTTGGCCGTGCCGTGCCCCCGGGGCGAGGAGTTGCCCGCCGCCACGCTGGCGTTCTTCTGGTTCTTGGCGTTGCAGTTGGACGAGGAAGAGGACGAGCAACAGGATGAGAAGGAGCTCTCCTCCTTGAGCAGCAGGTTCTCGGCACTGTCGCTGTGGCTCAGTCTCTTGCTGTTGCCGTTGGGCTGCGTCTCCATGTACTCCGGCTCCTtgctggagctgctgctgctgctgctgctgctgtcgccGCTCTGTTGGGCCCCCGACGACCCTTGGCCCTTGCGCCCCTTCTCCCGGTACTCCAGCTCGGGCAGGGGCCCCGAGGACGGCTTCTTGCCCATGGCGGGGCCTCCGTTCTGGGATACGGGCGTCTGGGAGTCCTCGGACATCCCTTTGGCGGCTGCAGCTGGACAAcacaagggagagagggggggttggTGAGTGAATCAGCCAACAGCTGAGCTCAAGCAAGTACTGGATGAAAATGAATTGAGGAGTAAAGTCTTAGAGAGTGCCAAGCTGAGCCAGAGAACACTACAATGACAAATCAAGGTCTGATTTCAGCTTATCCACTCATCCACTGCAGAGTTTTAAGTGGTTAAAAGtgatattcaaatttgcagtggtgtCTTAATATTTTCCAGAGCTGCATAGTGCACGAGTGGATGTGCCcgtctgctcctcctcctccacctcacctTCCTCGGCTTCCCTCTCCTGCCTCTGGAGCAGTTGCTGTTCTGGTGGCAGGGCCTGCTGGAGGAGCTGCATGTAGAACTCATTCTCCTTCTGCACCTCCTTCTGCTTGCGCACACGCATTTTGTAGCTCACGTAACTCTTGAAGCCAAAGCCCAGCGTCACCACTGGGTAGCCAATACTGTAAGagggaaaggaaaaaaagagaaatacgAGAGAGATTAATGTGGCTTATACTACTGCTAATTCTCTATTGAGGAACATTGACattgaatataaatatattttctaGGTATTGCAATCACACAAGCAGTAGAAATGATGTCAGTAGCACTAGAAATGTCACATCAGCAAACGCCAAATCTTCAAAGCATACTCCCCACATTTGTATTGTGTTCCAAAAAGGTCTCGTAGCCTGGTTGTGTCTAGCCCACCCACTGCATGTTGCTAAGCCTGCATGTTGTTATTTGCCCAAACCACCAGTCAAATCAGGCTCCAACTATCTTCATGCTTCAGAGCACCTCTTCATTTCCTccctctccagtgtgtgtgatctgatgCATCTGCCTTCTGAGAGAGAGGACCCAAAGCATTGCTGCTCAGGGAGAGGCCTGGAGGAGCCCAGGCTGCTTGCCCGGCTCCTCTCAGTGGAAGTAACGCAGATACATAAGTTAATGGGGTGTGTGAGGGATCTGGCATAGCTCTGGGCTACTTCTTCCAACAGGCTTCTGCAGCCGCTAAACTGCACACCAAGCACTGTAGCATCCAAACAGCTGTACAACCAACACTGCCAAAGCTATGGTATGGCTTTTTCTGTCAGTCACAGGTGCTGTTGTCATTCATCTGTGTTTAAGAAGACCGTAACTGAGCTCTTCATTAAACATTTCATCACTGAAGCCAACCTTGCAGGTCTTCAGTCATTGCTGAACAGCCTCAACAGGTTTTTTTTATCCAGTCATCTCAGCATTGCTAAAGAAGGCTTGGCGGTTACGGCAACATCTCTTGCTAAAGTtccgtttcttttttttactccGCAATTGCAGCTGAAGGAAAATGAGAGTCTATGAAGCATCACTGCCAGTTCAGTTGGCCGCATTCTGCCATGTTTGTGTCCATTTCCAAAACACCGGGGCCCCTTCAGCAAAACCGAATTTGTTGGCAACGGGGGTCCTGTCTGGTTATTTGCTGAGAAATAGTGCCATGGGAACAGTCCTACACCCCAGACAATGAACAAGTGCAAGCTAGAGAAGCAAGGACAAGACCACCATCCTCTACTTCCATCCTCCTCTACTTGGTACTGGGCATCCCAGCACCTCCTGGAACTCTTCAGGTCGGTCACATCAAGTAAGCAGCTAAGACTGGCTAGTGCTTGTGGTCAGTTTTGATACATTTGTGATGATTTGAAGCTACTTACCAGTGTGCCGCAAATGGACGGCACAGGTCCACATGGAAGTTTTTCAGATCCTTGAATCTGATAGCTGCCTCTATATATACAAAAAGTATCCATAGCGATACTGTTGGGAGACACACTCCTCTTTCTGTGAAGGAGAGAGgtaaaggaagagaggaaatgCACAAGTCAAAAAACAAGTAGGCCAAGAATTAGAGAGGAGTTAGTTAAGTGGGATTTCTGGACAGACAAAACTATGAAAACTGGTGAATCTAAAAGACAGAGCTCCTCATGGCCAGTCACTGCATACAGAGGACACGactgagagatggggggggggggggggggctgctgggcattagaagagaggaggggatcgGGACGCCATATTCAACTCCAGGGTCATTCCACCGTCACAACTGATAAATCATAGGCCAAATTTGACAGCCACCTGATACACACCCTGAAGAATTCTCAGAAGGATAAattagaccacacacacacacacacagcaaacactcTGCAGTATTGTATAATCAGAGGAGTAGCAGCTACCTCTCACAGCTACTAATGAGTAGCACACTGCCATCAAACATGCCCCCTTCAGAAATGTCACAGTAGAAAGCAGAAATATGAAAGAACTAATACTTCATGTCAGTTCTGTATGATTACATCATGAATTCCTGAACAAaaaccctccctcacacacaccccacgctAAGCCCAGTAAAATCTACTGATCCagctgatagatagatagataccacTGGGGTTGAGGAATCACTACAGTGGGTGAAAAATAGAATAAAGAACAACCATTTTAAGATTAGCAATGGATTTTTATAATCTTAATTTCCCTGTATTCAAATTCAAGGTGGTTTTCAAAATGACATACTTTAGGCAAATGACCTGTCACCAGCTGGCCTGCAAAATCAGCAACAtctataaaataaaatgtgttttctttttttttttactcttactGTAAACTATGGAACTGGACTAAAACACACCACATAGCTGTtggattttcctttttctttgatGCAGTTAGTATCAAAAAAGATCTTATTCACTTGCCATTAAAGTTAGCGAATATTTATTATTGAGGTGTTTAacaacaattatttaataagtGTATAACAGCATAAAGctatggaaaacacacacatagctatGCATTTTCTTGATACACCATATAATGGAATTATCACTTCCAACATAAGGTTAACACAACCTTCTTTGAGGACATCTTTTGGATTCATGGTCATAATGTGAGACAACAAAGATAATCATTTATTAAGATATTAGGTATAATTGCCAAAAGCTGGCTATCCATAAAATGAGTGTTGTCTTCATGAGAACAACTATGCACTAAATAACCATATGATCTTACTTCTGATGTGTCTCCTCTGCAGTTTCTGGCAAATATATCACACGCATGAAGTGCACAGCCAACTTAAAGCTCCGTGACTTGTGAATTGGCAAAGTTAGCTTAACTACAAATGACCCAGTGGATCAAGCCAGGATCACAGCCCCCCTCCGGTCTCAAGTGTTCTGCCAAATCTCCATTGCGCACCTTCTGAGAAAAAGAAAACGCTACCCAGCCAACCCTCATTAGACACAGCCTACCGACATTCTGAGAACAAAATGCCACGGGCACTGTGCTGCCAGACTCCACCGCAGTGGGTGAAACAGCCAAAGCTACAAAAACCAACATTTGTGCAAGAGCTTAACAGACCAGATGCAAACCTTGATTTAGCTCTAAATCTTTACAAAGCCATGCAATGGCTCCAGTGTTCATAGAAAACCTACACTGTGttatgtgtgtaggtgagt
It encodes:
- the maco1b gene encoding macoilin-2 isoform X1, which encodes MKRRNADCSKLRRPLKRNRITEGIYGSTFLYLKFLVVWGLVLLADFVLDFRFEYLWPFWLFIRSVYDSFRYQGLAFSVFFVCVAFTSDIICLLFIPVQWLFFAASTYVWVQYVWHTERGVCLPTVSLWILFVYIEAAIRFKDLKNFHVDLCRPFAAHCIGYPVVTLGFGFKSYVSYKMRVRKQKEVQKENEFYMQLLQQALPPEQQLLQRQEREAEEAAAAKGMSEDSQTPVSQNGGPAMGKKPSSGPLPELEYREKGRKGQGSSGAQQSGDSSSSSSSSSSKEPEYMETQPNGNSKRLSHSDSAENLLLKEESSFSSCCSSSSSSNCNAKNQKNASVAAGNSSPRGHGTANGSVPSSAQQPSASGKGDKKQRSGGGKNASACHNKDTLENCIPNNQLSKPEALLRLEQDVKRLKAELQASRQVEQDLRSQLGALGSAERSVRSELGQLRQENEVLQNKLHSAVQGKQKERQALGSLERRLKQEQEARAAAEKQLADERKRKKLEEASAARAVALAAASRGECTDSLRRRILELETECKKLSKDLKQKEEQIHELELTVQELHKYKENEKDTEVLMSALSAMQEKTQHLENSLSAETRIKLDLFSALGDAKRQLEIAQGQILQKEQEIADLKQKIAEVMAVMPSLAYSADTSSMSPVAPHYSSKFMDTTPSGLDPNASVYQPLKK
- the maco1b gene encoding macoilin-2 isoform X2, with translation MKRRNADCSKLRRPLKRNRITEGIYGSTFLYLKFLVVWGLVLLADFVLDFRFEYLWPFWLFIRSVYDSFRYQGLAFSVFFVCVAFTSDIICLLFIPVQWLFFAASTYVWVQYVWHTERGVCLPTVSLWILFVYIEAAIRFKDLKNFHVDLCRPFAAHCIGYPVVTLGFGFKSYVSYKMRVRKQKEVQKENEFYMQLLQQALPPEQQLLQRQEREAEEAAKGMSEDSQTPVSQNGGPAMGKKPSSGPLPELEYREKGRKGQGSSGAQQSGDSSSSSSSSSSKEPEYMETQPNGNSKRLSHSDSAENLLLKEESSFSSCCSSSSSSNCNAKNQKNASVAAGNSSPRGHGTANGSVPSSAQQPSASGKGDKKQRSGGGKNASACHNKDTLENCIPNNQLSKPEALLRLEQDVKRLKAELQASRQVEQDLRSQLGALGSAERSVRSELGQLRQENEVLQNKLHSAVQGKQKERQALGSLERRLKQEQEARAAAEKQLADERKRKKLEEASAARAVALAAASRGECTDSLRRRILELETECKKLSKDLKQKEEQIHELELTVQELHKYKENEKDTEVLMSALSAMQEKTQHLENSLSAETRIKLDLFSALGDAKRQLEIAQGQILQKEQEIADLKQKIAEVMAVMPSLAYSADTSSMSPVAPHYSSKFMDTTPSGLDPNASVYQPLKK